Proteins encoded within one genomic window of Micromonospora halotolerans:
- a CDS encoding YkvA family protein has translation MGKTLKRSAAFTALARALAAGARGGPSLGVRLAALPRMIRATARGEYDGGLRLALMAGATAYIVSPIDLLPEIPLAIFGLADDAMMVAWLAGSVLAETDRFLEWEARRRSVIPGHVAP, from the coding sequence ATGGGGAAGACGTTGAAACGGAGCGCGGCCTTCACCGCGTTGGCGCGGGCGCTGGCGGCCGGAGCGCGGGGTGGCCCGTCGCTGGGCGTCCGGCTGGCGGCGCTGCCCCGGATGATCCGGGCCACCGCCCGGGGCGAGTACGACGGCGGCCTCCGGCTGGCCCTGATGGCCGGTGCCACGGCGTACATCGTCTCGCCGATCGACCTGCTGCCGGAGATCCCGCTGGCGATCTTCGGGCTGGCCGACGACGCCATGATGGTCGCCTGGCTGGCCGGCAGCGTGCTCGCCGAGACCGACCGCTTCCTGGAGTGGGAGGCACGTCGCAGGTCCGTCATCCCGGGGCATGTGGCGCCCTGA
- a CDS encoding SGNH/GDSL hydrolase family protein, with product MTERNELVVRLGRAAALSLLAGTVGGAVVLAGQAIAARSREYAQPELGLALRATVGRADAPPLRLVLLGDSSALGVGVEHFEETIGGQLAQLLSEAPTGRRVHLSSVGVSGSRSTDLATQVARALLGERPDVAVILIGANDATGLARPADAAAYLGSAVRRLREAHVEVVVGTCPDLGAVRAVASPLRQVLGWAGRRVARAQTTAVLDAGGSVVDLGTETGPVFRADAGTLCHDGFHPSADGYRVWAHALLPAVEAAAAVAYRHHH from the coding sequence GTGACTGAGCGTAACGAGCTTGTGGTCCGGCTTGGTCGGGCTGCCGCGCTCTCCCTGCTCGCCGGCACGGTGGGCGGGGCGGTGGTCCTCGCCGGCCAGGCCATCGCCGCCCGGAGCCGGGAGTACGCCCAGCCCGAGCTGGGTCTCGCGCTGCGCGCCACGGTCGGCCGGGCGGACGCCCCGCCGCTGCGGCTGGTGCTGCTCGGCGACTCGTCGGCGCTCGGCGTCGGCGTCGAACACTTCGAGGAGACCATCGGCGGGCAGCTCGCCCAGTTGCTGAGCGAGGCACCCACCGGCCGGCGGGTGCACCTGTCCAGCGTCGGGGTGTCCGGCTCCCGCTCCACCGACCTGGCCACCCAGGTGGCCCGGGCACTGCTCGGCGAGCGGCCCGACGTGGCGGTGATCCTGATCGGGGCGAACGACGCCACCGGTCTGGCCCGCCCGGCCGACGCGGCGGCCTACCTCGGTTCGGCCGTGCGCCGGCTGCGCGAGGCGCACGTCGAGGTGGTCGTGGGCACCTGCCCCGACCTCGGCGCGGTCCGCGCGGTCGCCTCCCCGCTGCGGCAGGTGCTCGGCTGGGCGGGGCGGCGGGTGGCCCGCGCCCAGACGACCGCCGTGCTCGACGCCGGAGGCAGCGTCGTCGACCTGGGCACGGAGACGGGCCCGGTGTTCCGGGCGGACGCCGGCACCCTCTGCCACGACGGCTTCCACCCCTCCGCCGACGGCTACCGGGTGTGGGCGCACGCCCTGCTCCCGGCGGTCGAGGCGGCCGCCGCGGTCGCGTACCGGCACCACCACTGA
- a CDS encoding acetyl-CoA C-acetyltransferase translates to MPIESPRDAVIVATARSPIGRAFKGSLREVRPDDLAATIVQAALDKVPALDPTTIDDLYLGCGLPGGEQGFNMARVVATLLGLDGLPGATLTRYCASSLQTTRMAMHAIRAGEGDVFISAGVETVSRYARGNSDALPPEAQALVGGGWENPRFAAARERSAARAKGGAEVWTDPREDGQLPDIYLTMGQTAENLAQVHDVTRADMDAFGVRSQNLAEKAIADGFWAREITPVTTPDGTVVSTDDGPRPGVTLEAVAGLKPVFRPDGRITAGNCCPLNDGAAAVVIMSAQRAQELGLTPLARIISTGVTALSPEIMGLGPVEASRQALKRAGMTIDDVDLVEINEAFAAQVIPSYRQLGIPEEKLNVMGGAIAVGHPFGMSGARITGTLLNALEWHDKTIGLETMCVGGGQGMAMVLERLN, encoded by the coding sequence ATGCCGATTGAGTCGCCCCGCGACGCCGTCATCGTCGCCACCGCCCGGTCCCCCATCGGCCGCGCGTTCAAGGGTTCCCTGCGGGAGGTCCGTCCGGACGACCTCGCCGCCACGATCGTCCAGGCCGCCCTCGACAAGGTCCCGGCGCTCGATCCCACCACCATCGACGACCTCTACCTGGGCTGCGGCCTGCCCGGCGGCGAGCAGGGCTTCAACATGGCCCGGGTGGTCGCCACCCTGCTGGGCCTGGACGGCCTGCCCGGCGCCACGCTGACCCGCTACTGCGCCTCGTCGCTGCAGACCACCCGGATGGCCATGCACGCCATCCGGGCGGGCGAGGGCGACGTCTTCATCTCCGCCGGCGTCGAGACCGTCTCCCGGTACGCGCGGGGCAACTCGGACGCCCTCCCGCCCGAGGCGCAGGCGCTGGTCGGCGGCGGGTGGGAGAACCCGCGCTTCGCGGCGGCGCGGGAGCGCTCCGCGGCCCGGGCCAAGGGTGGCGCCGAGGTGTGGACCGACCCGCGCGAGGACGGCCAGCTCCCCGACATCTACCTGACCATGGGCCAGACGGCGGAGAACCTCGCCCAGGTCCACGACGTCACCCGCGCGGACATGGACGCGTTCGGCGTCCGCAGCCAGAACCTCGCCGAGAAGGCGATCGCGGACGGGTTCTGGGCCCGCGAGATCACCCCGGTCACCACGCCGGACGGCACCGTCGTGAGCACCGACGACGGCCCGCGCCCCGGGGTGACCCTGGAGGCCGTGGCCGGCCTGAAGCCGGTCTTCCGCCCGGATGGCCGGATCACCGCCGGCAACTGCTGCCCGCTCAACGACGGCGCGGCCGCCGTGGTGATCATGAGCGCCCAGCGGGCGCAGGAGCTGGGGCTCACCCCGCTGGCCCGGATCATCTCCACCGGCGTCACCGCGCTCTCCCCGGAGATCATGGGCCTGGGCCCGGTCGAGGCGTCCCGCCAGGCGCTCAAGCGGGCCGGCATGACCATCGACGACGTCGACCTGGTCGAGATCAACGAGGCGTTCGCCGCCCAGGTGATCCCGTCCTACCGGCAGCTCGGCATCCCCGAGGAGAAGTTGAACGTGATGGGCGGCGCCATCGCCGTCGGCCACCCGTTCGGCATGAGCGGCGCCCGGATCACCGGCACCCTGCTCAACGCGCTGGAGTGGCATGACAAGACCATCGGTCTGGAGACCATGTGCGTCGGCGGCGGCCAGGGCATGGCCATGGTGCTCGAACGCCTGAACTGA
- a CDS encoding SGNH/GDSL hydrolase family protein, which yields MGDAGSVAHGGWQRARQIARVTAIGTGATVAATVVTGGVLLGQARQARRTIPMAEAPPPRCDGVYGAKLPGPPVTMVILGDSSAAGYGVHRRRETPGALLATGLSRRLHRPVRLHRFAVVGALSAGLRPQVESALEVEPDIAVVLVGGNDVTNRTPLSVAVRYLVDAVRTLRAAGCEVVVGTCPDLGAIRPIQPPLRWLARRWSRQLAAAQTMAVVEAGGWTVSLGDLLGPRFAAEPTRMFAWDRFHPSAEGYAVAAAALLPTVLSALGAGQERRPSLAGAEGVRSLPEAAQEAARHAGTEVSGAQVRGRERGPGGRWAQLRRRAFFGVGAVPQPGAAADPAQVEGLA from the coding sequence ATGGGGGACGCTGGTTCCGTCGCGCATGGCGGCTGGCAGCGCGCCCGGCAGATCGCCCGCGTGACGGCGATCGGCACGGGCGCCACGGTGGCGGCCACCGTCGTCACGGGCGGGGTGCTGCTCGGTCAGGCCCGCCAGGCCCGACGCACCATTCCCATGGCCGAGGCGCCCCCGCCGCGCTGCGACGGCGTCTACGGCGCGAAGCTCCCCGGCCCGCCGGTCACCATGGTGATCCTCGGTGACTCGTCGGCCGCCGGCTACGGCGTGCACCGCCGGCGCGAGACGCCGGGCGCGCTGCTCGCCACCGGGCTGTCCCGCCGGCTGCACCGCCCGGTCCGGCTGCACCGGTTCGCCGTGGTGGGTGCCCTGTCGGCGGGGCTGCGGCCGCAGGTCGAGTCGGCCCTGGAAGTCGAACCGGACATCGCGGTCGTCCTGGTCGGCGGCAACGACGTCACCAACCGCACCCCGCTCTCGGTGGCCGTGCGCTACCTGGTCGACGCGGTCCGCACGCTGCGGGCCGCCGGCTGCGAGGTGGTCGTCGGCACCTGCCCCGACCTGGGCGCGATCCGGCCGATCCAGCCGCCGCTGCGCTGGCTGGCCCGGCGCTGGAGCCGCCAGCTCGCCGCCGCCCAGACGATGGCCGTGGTGGAGGCGGGCGGCTGGACGGTCTCCCTGGGCGACCTGCTCGGCCCGCGGTTCGCCGCCGAGCCGACCCGGATGTTCGCCTGGGACCGGTTCCACCCGTCCGCGGAGGGGTACGCGGTCGCCGCGGCGGCGCTGCTGCCCACCGTGCTCTCCGCGTTAGGCGCCGGCCAGGAACGCCGGCCCTCGCTCGCCGGCGCGGAGGGCGTACGGTCGCTCCCGGAGGCGGCCCAGGAGGCGGCCCGGCACGCCGGCACCGAGGTCAGCGGCGCCCAGGTCCGGGGCCGCGAGCGCGGGCCCGGCGGGCGCTGGGCGCAGCTTCGGCGGCGGGCCTTCTTCGGCGTCGGCGCGGTGCCGCAACCGGGTGCCGCCGCCGACCCGGCCCAGGTGGAGGGGCTGGCATGA